Proteins from a genomic interval of Callospermophilus lateralis isolate mCalLat2 chromosome 1, mCalLat2.hap1, whole genome shotgun sequence:
- the Cnn2 gene encoding calponin-2 isoform X2: MSSSQFNKGPAYGLSAEVRSRLLSKYDPQKEAELRTWIEGLTGLSIGPDFQKGLKDGVILCTLMNKLQPGSVPKINHSMQNWHQLENLSNFIKAMVSYGMNPVDLFEANDLFESGNITQVQVALLALAGKAKTKGLQSSVDIGVKYSERQQRNFDDATMKAGQCVIGLQMGTNKCASQSGMTAYGTRRHLYDPKNHILPPLDHSTISLQMGTNKCASQVGMTAPGTRRHIYDTKLGTHRSCSFKDLPLQLFPFWVHQLVSLTSYCTCPHPGALDIEIM; encoded by the exons ATGAGCTCCTCGCAGTTCAACAAGGGGCCCGCGTACGGGCTCTCGGCCGAGGTCCGCAGCCGG CTCCTGTCTAAATACGACCCTCAGAAAGAGGCAGAGCTTCGCACCTGGATCGAGGGTCTCACGGGCCTCTCCATCGGCCCCGACTTCCAGAAGGGTCTGAAGGATGGGGTCATCTTATGCAC GCTCATGAACAAGCTCCAGCCGGGCTCTGTCCCCAAGATCAACCACTCCATGCAGAACTGGCACCAG CTAGAAAACCTCTCCAACTTCATCAAGGCCATGGTCAGCTACGGCATGAACCCCGTGGACCTGTTCGAGGCCAACGACCTCTTTGAGAGTGGGAACATCACGCAGGTCCAGGTGGCCCTGCTGGCACTGGCTGGGAAG GCCAAGACAAAAGGGCTGCAGAGCAGTGTGGACATCGGGGTCAAGTACTCGGAGAGGCAGCAGCGGAACTTTGATGATGCGACCATGAAGGCTGGCCAGTGCGTCATCGGGCTGCAG ATGGGCACCAACAAGTGCGCCAGTCAGTCAGGCATGACAGCGTATGGCACCAGGAGGCATCTCTATGACCCCAAGAACCACATCCTGCCACCCCTGGACCACTCCACCATCAGCCTGCAGATGGGCACCAACAAGTGTGCCAGCCAG GTGGGCATGACTGCGCCTGGGACCCGGCGGCACATCTATGACACCAAGCTGGGGACGCACAG GTCCTGCAGTTTTAAAGACCTCCCCCTGCAGCTCTTCCCCTTCTGGGTCCACCAGCTAGTATCCCTCACCTCCTACTGCACATGCCCCCACCCAGGGGCCCTGGACATCGAGATAATGTGA
- the Cnn2 gene encoding calponin-2 isoform X1, whose protein sequence is MSSSQFNKGPAYGLSAEVRSRLLSKYDPQKEAELRTWIEGLTGLSIGPDFQKGLKDGVILCTLMNKLQPGSVPKINHSMQNWHQLENLSNFIKAMVSYGMNPVDLFEANDLFESGNITQVQVALLALAGKAKTKGLQSSVDIGVKYSERQQRNFDDATMKAGQCVIGLQMGTNKCASQSGMTAYGTRRHLYDPKNHILPPLDHSTISLQMGTNKCASQVGMTAPGTRRHIYDTKLGTHRCDSSSMSLQMGYTQGASQSGQVFGLGRQIYDPKYCPQGPVADGGAVGTSDCPGEAPERPPYLEEAGC, encoded by the exons ATGAGCTCCTCGCAGTTCAACAAGGGGCCCGCGTACGGGCTCTCGGCCGAGGTCCGCAGCCGG CTCCTGTCTAAATACGACCCTCAGAAAGAGGCAGAGCTTCGCACCTGGATCGAGGGTCTCACGGGCCTCTCCATCGGCCCCGACTTCCAGAAGGGTCTGAAGGATGGGGTCATCTTATGCAC GCTCATGAACAAGCTCCAGCCGGGCTCTGTCCCCAAGATCAACCACTCCATGCAGAACTGGCACCAG CTAGAAAACCTCTCCAACTTCATCAAGGCCATGGTCAGCTACGGCATGAACCCCGTGGACCTGTTCGAGGCCAACGACCTCTTTGAGAGTGGGAACATCACGCAGGTCCAGGTGGCCCTGCTGGCACTGGCTGGGAAG GCCAAGACAAAAGGGCTGCAGAGCAGTGTGGACATCGGGGTCAAGTACTCGGAGAGGCAGCAGCGGAACTTTGATGATGCGACCATGAAGGCTGGCCAGTGCGTCATCGGGCTGCAG ATGGGCACCAACAAGTGCGCCAGTCAGTCAGGCATGACAGCGTATGGCACCAGGAGGCATCTCTATGACCCCAAGAACCACATCCTGCCACCCCTGGACCACTCCACCATCAGCCTGCAGATGGGCACCAACAAGTGTGCCAGCCAG GTGGGCATGACTGCGCCTGGGACCCGGCGGCACATCTATGACACCAAGCTGGGGACGCACAGGTGTGACAGCTCCTCCATGTCCTTGCAGATGGGCTACACACAGGGGGCCAGCCAGAGTGGCCAGGTCTTTGGCCTGGGCCGCCAGATATACGACCCCAAGTACTGCCCACAAGGCCCTGTGGCAGATGGTGGTGCAGTGGGCACCAGCGACTGCCCCGGGGAGGCCCCGGAACGTCCCCCCTACCTGGAAGAGGCTGGCTGCTGA
- the Tmem259 gene encoding membralin isoform X1: MSEHAAPAAPGPGPNGGGGGGPAPARGPRTPNLNPNPLINVRDRLFHALFFKMAVTYSRLFPPAFRRLFEFFVLLKALFVLFVLAYIHIVFSRSPINCLEHVRDKWPREGILRVEVRHNSSRAPVFLQFCEGSRGSFPGLAVEPGGLELEEEEEEELTMEMFRNSSVKFELDIEPKVFKPPGGSEALNDSQDFPFPETPTKVWPQDEYIVEYSLEYGFLRLSQATRQRLSIPVMVVTLDPTRDQCFGDRFSRLLLDEFLGYDDILMSSVKGLAENEENKGFLRNVVSGEHYRFVSMWMARTSYLAAFVIMVIFTLSVSMLLRYSHHQIFVFIGESHPAAGGGAGSPPGPHGWPPHPVPAVDLLQMLEMNMAIAFPAAPLLTVILALVGMEAIMSEFFNDTTTAFYIILIVWLADQYDAICCHTNTSKRHWLRFFYLYHFAFYAYHYRFNGQYSSLALVTSWLFIQHSMIYFFHHYELPAILQQVRIQELLLQAPPLGPGAPTALPEDLNNNSGPQAAAPGPTGQPLALGPGSTGAAAGPGPGAAAPSSLGAVAASVAAATGGDLGWMAETAAIITDASFLSGLSATLLERRPAGPLSPSGGLSHAPQDSAPQSDPVAADTASPTDAGAEPSPASTVPGEAPSEVGS; encoded by the exons ATGTCGGAGCACGCGGCGCCCGCGGCCCCGGGGCCCGGGCCcaacggcggcggcggcggcggcccggCCCCCGCGCGCGGCCCGCGCACCCCCAACCTGAACCCCAACCCCCTCATCAACGTGCGCGACCGGCTCTTCCACGCGCTCTTCTTCAAGATGGCTGTCACCTACTCGCGGCTCTTCCCGCCCGCCTTCCGCCGCCTCTTCGAGTTCTTCGTGCTGCTCAAG GCCCTGTTCGTGCTGTTCGTGCTGGCCTACATCCACATCGTCTTCTCCCGCTCACCCATCAACTGCCTGGAGCACGTGCGGGACAAGTGGCCACGGGAGGGCATCCTGCGTGTGGAGGTGCGCCACAACTCCAGCCGGGCGCCCGTCTTCCTGCAGTTCTGTGAGGGCAGCCGTGGGAGCTTCCCGGGCCTGGCTGTGGAGCCAGGTGGCCTggagctggaggaggaggaggaggaggagctgacCATGGAGATGTTCAGGAACAGCTCTGTCAAG TTTGAGCTGGACATTGAGCCCAAGGTGTTCAAGCCTCCAGGTGGTTCTGAGGCCTTGAATGACAGCCAGGACTTCCCCTTCCCCGAGACACCCACCAAAG TGTGGCCCCAGGATGAGTACATCGTGGAGTACTCATTGGAGTACGGCTTCCTGCGGCTGTCACAAGCCACCAGACAGCGCCTGAGCATCCCGGTCATGGTCGTCACCCTGG ACCCAACACGGGACCAGTGCTTTGGAGACCGCTTCAGCCGCCTCCTCCTGGATGAGTTCTTGGGCTACGATGACATCCTCATGTCCAGCGTGAAGGGCCTGGCAGAGAATGAGGAGAACAAGG GCTTCCTGCGGAATGTGGTGTCCGGGGAGCATTACCGCTTCGTCAGTATGTGGATGGCCCGCACGTCCTACCTGGCCGCCTTCGTCATCATGGTCATTTTT ACCCTCAGCGTCTCCATGCTGCTCCGCTACTCCCACCACCAGATCTTCGTCTTCATCGGTGAGTCTCACCCGGCCGCGGGGGGCGGGGCGGGCTCGCCCCCAGGCCCTCACGGGTGGCCCCCGCACCCTGTGCCCGCAGTGGACCTGCTGCAGATGCTGGAGATGAACATGGCCATCGCCTTCCCTGCAGCGCCCCTGCTGACGGTCATCCTGGCCCTCGTTG GGATGGAGGCCATcatgtctgagttcttcaacgacACCACCACGGCCTTCTACATCATCCTTATCGTGTGGCTGGCTGACCAGTACGACGCCATCTGCTGCCACACCAACACCAGCAAGCGTCACTGGCTGCG GTTCTTCTACCTGTACCACTTCGCCTTCTACGCGTACCACTACCGCTTCAACGGGCAGTACAGCAGCCTGGCCCTGGTCACCTCCTGGCTGTTCATCCAG CACTCCATGATCTACTTCTTCCACCACTATGAGTTGCCCGCCATCCTGCAGCAGGTCCGCATCCAGGAGTTGCTGCTGCAGGCGCCGCCCCTGGGCCCCGGGGCCCCCACGGCGCTGCCCGAAGACCTCAACAACAACTCAGGCCCCCAGGCGGCCGCCCCTGGCCCTACAGGCCAGCCCCTTGCTCTGGGCCCTGGCTCGACTGGAGCTGCTGCGGGGCCTGGGCCCGGGGCTGCAGCGCCCAGTTCACTGGGGGCCGTAGCCGCCTCGGTAGCCGCGGCCACTGGGGGTGACCTGGGCTGGATGGCAGAGACAGCAGCCATCATCACGGACGCTTCTTTCCTGTCCGGCTTGAGTGCCACCCTCTTGGAGCGGAGGCCCGCTGGACCCTTGAGCCCCAGTGGAGGACTCTCCCATGCCCCCCAGGACAGTGCTCCCCAGAGTGACCCCGTGGCAGCTGACACAGCCTCCCCCACAGACGCGGGGGCTGAGCCCAGCCCTGCATCCACGGTCCCAGGAGAGGCACCCTCCGAGGTCGGGTCCTGA
- the Tmem259 gene encoding membralin isoform X2, with product MSEHAAPAAPGPGPNGGGGGGPAPARGPRTPNLNPNPLINVRDRLFHALFFKMAVTYSRLFPPAFRRLFEFFVLLKALFVLFVLAYIHIVFSRSPINCLEHVRDKWPREGILRVEVRHNSSRAPVFLQFCEGSRGSFPGLAVEPGGLELEEEEEEELTMEMFRNSSVKFELDIEPKVFKPPGGSEALNDSQDFPFPETPTKVWPQDEYIVEYSLEYGFLRLSQATRQRLSIPVMVVTLDPTRDQCFGDRFSRLLLDEFLGYDDILMSSVKGLAENEENKGFLRNVVSGEHYRFVSMWMARTSYLAAFVIMVIFTLSVSMLLRYSHHQIFVFIVDLLQMLEMNMAIAFPAAPLLTVILALVGMEAIMSEFFNDTTTAFYIILIVWLADQYDAICCHTNTSKRHWLRFFYLYHFAFYAYHYRFNGQYSSLALVTSWLFIQHSMIYFFHHYELPAILQQVRIQELLLQAPPLGPGAPTALPEDLNNNSGPQAAAPGPTGQPLALGPGSTGAAAGPGPGAAAPSSLGAVAASVAAATGGDLGWMAETAAIITDASFLSGLSATLLERRPAGPLSPSGGLSHAPQDSAPQSDPVAADTASPTDAGAEPSPASTVPGEAPSEVGS from the exons ATGTCGGAGCACGCGGCGCCCGCGGCCCCGGGGCCCGGGCCcaacggcggcggcggcggcggcccggCCCCCGCGCGCGGCCCGCGCACCCCCAACCTGAACCCCAACCCCCTCATCAACGTGCGCGACCGGCTCTTCCACGCGCTCTTCTTCAAGATGGCTGTCACCTACTCGCGGCTCTTCCCGCCCGCCTTCCGCCGCCTCTTCGAGTTCTTCGTGCTGCTCAAG GCCCTGTTCGTGCTGTTCGTGCTGGCCTACATCCACATCGTCTTCTCCCGCTCACCCATCAACTGCCTGGAGCACGTGCGGGACAAGTGGCCACGGGAGGGCATCCTGCGTGTGGAGGTGCGCCACAACTCCAGCCGGGCGCCCGTCTTCCTGCAGTTCTGTGAGGGCAGCCGTGGGAGCTTCCCGGGCCTGGCTGTGGAGCCAGGTGGCCTggagctggaggaggaggaggaggaggagctgacCATGGAGATGTTCAGGAACAGCTCTGTCAAG TTTGAGCTGGACATTGAGCCCAAGGTGTTCAAGCCTCCAGGTGGTTCTGAGGCCTTGAATGACAGCCAGGACTTCCCCTTCCCCGAGACACCCACCAAAG TGTGGCCCCAGGATGAGTACATCGTGGAGTACTCATTGGAGTACGGCTTCCTGCGGCTGTCACAAGCCACCAGACAGCGCCTGAGCATCCCGGTCATGGTCGTCACCCTGG ACCCAACACGGGACCAGTGCTTTGGAGACCGCTTCAGCCGCCTCCTCCTGGATGAGTTCTTGGGCTACGATGACATCCTCATGTCCAGCGTGAAGGGCCTGGCAGAGAATGAGGAGAACAAGG GCTTCCTGCGGAATGTGGTGTCCGGGGAGCATTACCGCTTCGTCAGTATGTGGATGGCCCGCACGTCCTACCTGGCCGCCTTCGTCATCATGGTCATTTTT ACCCTCAGCGTCTCCATGCTGCTCCGCTACTCCCACCACCAGATCTTCGTCTTCATCG TGGACCTGCTGCAGATGCTGGAGATGAACATGGCCATCGCCTTCCCTGCAGCGCCCCTGCTGACGGTCATCCTGGCCCTCGTTG GGATGGAGGCCATcatgtctgagttcttcaacgacACCACCACGGCCTTCTACATCATCCTTATCGTGTGGCTGGCTGACCAGTACGACGCCATCTGCTGCCACACCAACACCAGCAAGCGTCACTGGCTGCG GTTCTTCTACCTGTACCACTTCGCCTTCTACGCGTACCACTACCGCTTCAACGGGCAGTACAGCAGCCTGGCCCTGGTCACCTCCTGGCTGTTCATCCAG CACTCCATGATCTACTTCTTCCACCACTATGAGTTGCCCGCCATCCTGCAGCAGGTCCGCATCCAGGAGTTGCTGCTGCAGGCGCCGCCCCTGGGCCCCGGGGCCCCCACGGCGCTGCCCGAAGACCTCAACAACAACTCAGGCCCCCAGGCGGCCGCCCCTGGCCCTACAGGCCAGCCCCTTGCTCTGGGCCCTGGCTCGACTGGAGCTGCTGCGGGGCCTGGGCCCGGGGCTGCAGCGCCCAGTTCACTGGGGGCCGTAGCCGCCTCGGTAGCCGCGGCCACTGGGGGTGACCTGGGCTGGATGGCAGAGACAGCAGCCATCATCACGGACGCTTCTTTCCTGTCCGGCTTGAGTGCCACCCTCTTGGAGCGGAGGCCCGCTGGACCCTTGAGCCCCAGTGGAGGACTCTCCCATGCCCCCCAGGACAGTGCTCCCCAGAGTGACCCCGTGGCAGCTGACACAGCCTCCCCCACAGACGCGGGGGCTGAGCCCAGCCCTGCATCCACGGTCCCAGGAGAGGCACCCTCCGAGGTCGGGTCCTGA